From Aspergillus chevalieri M1 DNA, chromosome 4, nearly complete sequence, a single genomic window includes:
- a CDS encoding esterase-like/phytase family protein (COG:S;~EggNog:ENOG410PMQZ;~InterPro:IPR027372;~PFAM:PF13449), which yields MVAASTVAAKNVVNQTTCGGTTYTYNELAGYGFVPSNATDKYGDTLGGYGSSAAIDQSSWRKTGNGSYAGIVYTLPDRGWNTNGTLNFQSRIHKLAISLTLAPHASAQNPSEPNLRLKYLDTILLTGPDGEPTTGLDADITGHASYPGFPPLPVATYEGDGFGGAGPGGKRISIDSEGLALGHDDTFWISDEYGPYVYKFDKYGKMLLAIQPPDAFLPRRNGSISFNSDSPPIYAPEKISTPEDTETGRNNNQGLEAIAISPDGKTLYTMIQSALDQEGGPEKQHRQPARILEYDISSPDTPVYKHEYAALLPKYRDYTKSADDKKAYRVASQSEIHILPTGDFLVLARDSDFGNGQENTRSVYRHADVFSISNATDLKGSKYDSANGSIASSKGVLNPGITPVEYCEFVDYNVNSELARFGMRNGGKSGPEALNEKWESLALALLEPESSSSGDGKKEYLLFSFSDNDFMTQDGHMNFGRFDYADELGYSLDNQVLAFKISF from the exons ATGGTAGCTGCTTCTACAGTTGCTGCGAAGAATGTCGTGAATCAAACCACCTGCGGAGGCACGACATACACCTACAACGAATTAGCCGGATACGGCTTCGTGCCCTCAAATGCAACCGATAAATACGGCGACACGTTGGGAGGTTACGGAAGTTCCGCCGCAATTGACCAGTCTTCCTGGCGCAAGACAGGCAATGGCTCGTATGCGGGGATTGTCTACACCCTTCCAGATCGCGGATG GAACACAAACGGAACCCTCAACTTCCAATCCCGCATCCACAAATTAGCCATCTCACTTACCCTCGCTCCTCATGCCTCAGCACAGAATCCGTCTGAACCAAACCTCCGCCTCAAATACCTAGATACCATCCTCCTCACCGGTCCTGACGGTGAACCCACAACTGGCCTCGACGCCGATATCACCGGCCATGCCTCTTACCCAGGTTTCCCCCCATTACCCGTCGCGACTTACGAAGGCGATGGCTTCGGGGGCGCAGGACCAGGCGGAAAGCGCATCTCAATCGACAGCGAAGGTCTAGCGCTAGGCCACGACGACACGTTCTGGATCTCCGATGAATACGGACCGTATGTGTACAAATTCGATAAATATGGGAAGATGCTCCTGGCCATCCAACCACCAGATGCCTTCCTCCCCCGGCGCAACGGAAGTATCAGCTTTAACTCTGACTCCCCGCCTATCTACGCACCAGAGAAAATCTCCACTCCAGAAGATACAGAGACAGGACGCAATAACAACCAGGGTCTCGAAGCTATCGCTATCTCCCCCGACGGAAAGACATTATACACGATGATCCAATCCGCGCTGGACCAGGAGGGTGGTCCGGAAAAACAACATCGTCAACCAGCGCGGATTCTTGAATATGATATTTCTTCCCCGGATACACCTGTGTACAAACATGAATATGCGGCGTTGCTCCCGAAATACAGAGACTATACCAAGTCTGCCGACGATAAGAAGGCATACCGCGTCGCAAGTCAGTCTGAAATTCATATCCTCCCCACAGGCGACTTCCTAGTCCTGGCCCGTGACTCGGATTTTGGTAACGGTCAGGAAAACACGCGCTCTGTTTACCGGCATGCGGATGTCTTTTCTATCTCGAACGCTACAGATCTGAAAGGTTCGAAATACGATTCCGCAAATGGGTCGATCGCATCTAGCAAAGGTGTCCTCAACCCCGGTATCACGCCAGTTGAGTACTGTGAGTTCGTGGATTACAATGTCAACTCCGAGTTGGCGAGATTCGGAATGCGGAATGGTGGGAAGTCGGGCCCTGAGGCGCTGAATGAGAAGTGGGAGAGTTTGGCACTTGCTCTTTTGGAGCCAGAGTCAAGTTCATCTGGGGACGGGAAGAAGGAGTATCTTCTGTTCAGTTTCAGCGATAATGATTTTATGACCCAAGATG GGCATATGAACTTCGGGAGATTCGACTATGCCGATGAGTTGGGTTACAGTCTGGATAACCAGGTTCTTGCTTTCAAGATTTCTTTTTAA